The following is a genomic window from Paralichthys olivaceus isolate ysfri-2021 chromosome 3, ASM2471397v2, whole genome shotgun sequence.
GATGCATTCTTTAAAGGACACTTAAGTAAACAACTACTGACAGTAAATTTGCTTATTATGCTGAACACGTATTATTGATTACTTGTTAGtctgtgaaaagacaaaaacctaaagaaaaaactcaaaaatacatttgctcAACTAGAGCCAGATGATATTTTGCCTTTTTgcttgtaaaaaataaataaaaatctaaatcattAAAGATGAACTTTCTGTTGATCAGGCTCAGTTAAGAGAGGAACGAGTACCTTGATGGTCTCGTAGGCGTCTGTGATGAGGGCGATGAAGAGCGACAGCACCATGTAAATGAACAGGGAGATGAAGGAGTAGAGGTACGCCCGACTGAAGAGCCACACCAGCTGATTTTTGTCCTTCAGCTGGGCGAAGGTCACGAACATGTCGTCACCGTTCAGAAGGGAGAACAGGCACTCGGCCACGCGACTCAGGCCCTCGAACTAGGACACATGGACGAGGAGACATTAGTTACAAAGTAAACACACAATAATAAGTCATCACAAAGACAGTCAGTCGGACCAGTGGCTGCGTACGGGACGTTTGAATCCACACAGAGAGATTAAAGATGTTAAGCAGGAAAACAGAAGAAGGAAAACATACGTTCTTTTAATTGTTTGATCTCTGATGTTTTAATggagatatttacattttaaggcCCCTGAACTAAAGAGGAATAAATAACACAACCTATGAAGTTGTAGACGCCGTAGGTCTGCAACTATTAGTGTCATTCTTGATCATgcagattatttttcatttaaacgCCAGAAAAAAATGATCAAAAGCACAGGGAGTAAGatctattattaattattaacgCTCTAGATAGTTTGACAAATGATGTTTTTATGACTCATCTTGTATTTTGCTGCCATTGCAAAGTActttaatgtatttgtatttgacatgtattttgaaaagtgctctttaaataaagtgtattattattaatacgtGTACAAATACTCTTTCATGGCCATAGACCTTCTGAGTTATCACGGCACCTTCTCGAATGTGATGGCTGGAGCTGTGCCGCTGCGGACTGACATTTGCAGTCGGTTTCGAGAAGAAGTGCAAACAGTGATGCAAACGTCAGTGTACATCTCCTCAGGACACATACACTTTACATGATCGTTAACAAATACGTTCAGTTCCTTTTGTCTACTTTGTCACGTCCTGCTGCAGGTTCCTACAGAGAAGGAGCAGGACATGTAAAGCACCAAACTGTGCGACAGTTGACAGCGGTGGACTGGGGAAGACAGAAAGGCAAACACTCAAGACAGATGATTAAAGAGGCAGAGTTCTCCAGGATGAGATCGTATCTAAAAACAACATCCCACTGCGACGGTATGGATGCAGGGCACAGCACTTGAGGACGGGTGGGACGGCCCGAGAACATTCTGTGTTTATTCCCTCGGTAAATAATCTGAGGATCCTGGAAGGGCCAACAGCACTCGACAAGGGACTCCCCCTGCTACCACAATGTAAATATCATGATGGAGTCTCAGAGGACACACTAAAGGACCTGAAACCTGCAGCTGAGGCAGCCCTGCACGTCACTGTCACTTCTTGATCCCAGAGGAACTGGAAAAGTGTTTTCTGATGTATATACATATGACACACTTTGCATCCACCCACAACTTATTTACACTTCAGTTTTGTGACTATCAACACTTTTCTATTCGCTTCATCACTTGACCTGGAGTGGCGGATCTCAGTCTCAGATCTCACATCTGTCTCTTCAGCAGTATGAGCTCTGTCTTGTTTAGACACCAATTGCTGCTCGCACGTCCGTAAATAATTTATCTTAACAGGCAAGgacaggccacacacacacacacgtgtttacCCCGATGACACTTGTTGTCCAAGGAGTGAGTGCCATCTGTTCCGAAGCCTGCCTGGTCCATGCCTGCTCAGATTTCCCCCAAACTGTAGTTAAATTATCTTTgggttttatattttaagaacatacaaagacacacactgtgttgtgGTATTTCTCGTTATTTCTTAAAACAAATCTGTTATTTATCATATCCtgtgcatttctctctctggtgTTTGAACTGAAAAGAAGTTAAGAAACTATTTTGAGCGGTTACAAAAAATCcctgtggtttaaaaaaaaagactggtGGCTTAGAGGTTTTTCATCGCATGAATCCTCAAGTCCAGGGTTGATACATGTCGTCTTACAACATCTCTCCACCCTTTTCCTCaacttatatatatttatttcaatataatCTTGttattcaaaaagaaaaacacgtcTCTGGTCATTTGAACAGTATGTAAAAGTGGAAAAGATGCTATTTTCTGCACACGCATGAATGTGTCACTTAAAGATTCTCAAAATCTGAAAGAGCTGCTGTCATCGCTGAAGCCAGATTATTGGCAAAACATATACTGACACCTAGTGGCAATACAGTATATTCGAAGACACATAAAAACCTGAGAGAAGCCAAATGCCACGTTAAGTTATTCCAAGATAAAGAAAAGGCTGTATTTGTCATTTCTTCAGGCTATAAAGttaaagtggaaaataaatcaacCAACTCTGACTGTTTGAGAAAGATTCACTGTTAATCACCTGTTATAGTTCAAAGATGTTGACAGAATGAGACTGAACTAAAAATTCCCACCGCTGTGTTCTACTTTTTGTTAACGTCTGTTAATgaatttggttttgatttgtcaATGAGCTCAGTCCCAGACCGTGCACGTAGCATATTCATTCATGCACCCTAAACCatgatgaagaataaaaaagtatttaaatgaagATAGTATGTTGAGTTTTACGATAAGTAAACGATAACATTAATTCAACTGGCTCATCTGAAAATGGTTATTTTACTCTGAAATGTTTATCCATACAGTGTACACAGCTAATCTACACTTGTAAACTCAATATTGAATCAATAGTCAATGTTAATCCATTGCTTTCCATTGTTTGCATAAGTCCAGAGTTGTAAATCAACCATGACGTCGTTTTCAACATTGTCTTCTGGTTAAGTTGAACTCCTTGAGATGGATCTCGTTATCAAGGGGGTCCAATATTTGTGCTTTAGAGGAAGTTTATTATTAGTCTGTTCATCCACTCGTCTGTTAGCGCTGCCTTGTCACATTAGCCACCTTTTTCCCACCATGCAGTCACTTACCATATGTTTCCATGTGAAACAGGCAGCAGCATCTGAGAGGGAAACATTTCTGTGCACACCCTTAGCCAACATGAACATTTGCATCCGGgtgatttactgtgtgtttacctgtcaAACAGCCTGTGTTCTACATGCCACAGTTTCATACAGCCCATGGGCTCATGGTGTCAACCCCCTCCACTGTTTCCATTCGGATCTACACTGATCTCATACACGGCCTCAATCCAACTGACTGGAAACTGTTAAAGCAACAGAATCCTTGGATACAACAAAGCAAGTGTCCCATAAACTCATAAATTGTGTTCTCTAATCTGAACTTCAGgcctctgctctcctcccaCCAGCTCGTTGGTTACCTTCTCGTGGTACGGGCCCAGAACGATCCAGCCGCAGAAGGTGTAGCCCAGGTAGATCATGCcggcacagcagcagaaacgCAGGACCTTGGGGAAGGCAGCTTTCATAGTTAGAATCAGCACCTGCGGCAGAAACACGGGAAGTAGCAAGAAGTTCAGTAATGAAAAAAGTTAGTTAAGGCATTTGATAAGGGACAAACAGGGACTTAAAAAAACCTGTAATACAACTATGAGCATCTTAAAATCTCACAATTGCTCAAAGtttcaaatacaaatgaaactAACCCCTCAACAACATATTGACAATACAACGACACACGGTCTGCACACAGCTGCTTGTTTGTGATGTGGTTCATCCAGATTCAAATTGTTCTACTTCaacaaacacattgttaaaaCCACCTTTCAGCAgctgtgttttttctatttgtataCTGCTGTCTGTATTTGTTGTACTGTGTCAGTCCCGCCTATGGTTGTATATTAGCATTCTTGCTCATCAACATATTCAAGTTAGTATCTTATGCTAATGTTCTTTATTTGGCTCAGTCaaataagcaaataaataagAAGTCTCTCGACTGTGAGAACAAGAAAAGGCCTCgtgaaataattaaaagtttTAGGCTCACGTTGTATTTCTGGAAGTATCCCAGGTATCTGATCACACCGACCCACACCAATAACGTAGATGTTCCCAGGAAGATACTGCACACATCATAACTGGTCACACTCTacgagggagagaaaagaaaaataacagagATGACAGTTTGCTTTTAGTCTGAGGTTTGCAGTcttaaaaattcaaattttaaacTCATTTTAACTACTGGGCTCAGCATTTGTGTTGTAGTGTGATATGACTGGTGTGGATTATTTTATTAGGGCTCAAAGTGCATTGAGGAAATGCAGAAGAGGAAATACCCATCCTCGGTTTACTTAAGTTTTTCATTCACATTGAGGCTCTGATTTCAAATGGAAAGTTGAATGTGTTGGTAAATCCAGTAAATTGAACCTGTTGAACTTCCTGTTCATCAGCAGAGTTCGTATATGGAAATACCTTGTTCCCTCATCCCAgcaaataataaacatttttcttAGTTTTTCTTTAGTGTCTACAACGAGTCCTTTGCTCCAACTCCACCTGATGATGAGCAGATGATTCACCAGCGATTCCCTGGATTTTATTTCTCAGTTACTTAATAAATAACAGACTGTAAAATCAAAGGTGGCACTGGCTACTCAAAAGTTTGtttcctgatttttttcctgATCTGATAGAACACAAGATTTCTCTCACGCTCTTGTTAATCGTACACACACAGGGACTTTACCCTCTCTTTTCTattgcatttattttacataaccGCTGCAGTAATATTGGCCAGTTACCTTTGGACTGAAGATAACAGCAACATTATCTATATAGAGAATTTTTACCTTGGCTTGTATTTCCATCTTTAATATGGTTCCAACTATGGCCAAGAGGTCGCTGGCGATGACGAGCACGTACCAGCCGTTCAAAAACTCCCTCTGATCGTCCTCACACACTTTACGATGGTAGTTCTCATGGAAGAATCTGGAGAATCTCTGAAAGCATAGTgacacaataaaaaatatatataactatGACAATATATCTACATGTGGTGTGGATAGTGGTGTAGATGCTTTATCAATGGGTGTTTGAATGAATTTTGCTGATCATTTGAGGGAAATGAGAAAGACTGTAAGAATGTAGAATCACAAAatacagaaagaggaaaaagaagacagGAACTAAAAACGTCCTGTACGATATTTTGCAGAGTGAGCAGAGGCGTGAGAGTGCTGACCTGGAGTAACCTGACAGCCAGCACGATGGAGCGGCTGCACAGCACGGCCGACGTGATGCAGACCAGGATGACGAAACCGTCGAATATCAGGAGATAGTGTGTGTTCTTCTGAGCTGAAACAGAAGGAGTGCGTGAGCGTGACTGTTTATCTCTTACATAGCTCCCTCACACTCGTCTCTGATAAGAGCCACTCCGAGGGAAAATAACAGTCAAACAGCATCAGGCCTTGACACTGAAGGTTTGAAAAAGACTTTTGATGGGCTTATTATTTGGTTTCCTTATTTCCAGAAGATGTGAGATTTGGTGCACATGCATTATATAGAAATGAATCAAAGATACTTTTATTGAAGTTTGACCAGCCACACGTCACAGTATGACAGATTTCagaattaaatgtgaaaaatataattCATGATTTCCTGTATGGAACTCATACAGTGTCCATCTTATTATATAGATAACATTATATCATTTTTATATTGCATTTTATATAGTGTCTACAACTGAGATGAATTTCAAGTGAAAGgagcttttatatatttttactatAAGAACCAGACAATCATGTGCAGGATTttcagccttggcagaggtatgcgctctactgattGTTGTTGTATTTCCACCTTTTGTTTGACTACTCTAATTTACCTGTTCCTGATATCTTCCAGTCCCTGCATGTGCTGCTCTGACTGTCTATGTCCAGGAATATTTTCACCTTCCCGCTGTGACACTGGTTATCAAATGTTATCTGAGGACGAGGGGAAAAGGAAAGTAGATTAGTTAAACAAGGCAGTTGCATTTAAAAATTAGTACGATCAATGTTTAAGAGCTTTTAAGTTTCTGGACACTCTCCAGATCGTGTCACTCCATGATGGTAAGTGTGAGAGTGTTTCTGTACCGTGACATAGAAGGAGTAGCAGTCAGGTAACTCCCGTGAGCGCACTGTCTGCAGATTGATGCCCTTCAGCTGGAAGGTTATTTTGATGTCGACCAGCCTGAAACAGAAGAGGATGAAATAGACTTAAATAAAAAGTCCTTCTAATGTTAGCAGCAGTCACAGAGAACTGATGGAGCTGTGTACCTGTAAAAGTCCAGATTAAAAAAGGACGAGTTGTAGGTTCTCTGCAGGTTTCCAGTCTTTGGATCATGGGACACGCAAACTGAGAAACAGACGAACATAGACttgattttacagtttaagtAAGATAATATAGTGATTCTATAATTGGGTCATACGGTGTGATACAGTATAAACCAATACACAAAACATGACACAGAGTTTATGATCACAGCACAAATGTTCCTGCTGATTTTCAGATGAAATGTGATTGTCCCCTCACACCTGTCTCCAGCTGCGCGTCTATGTCGTAGGCCTCGTCCGACGGCTCCACGCTGCCTCTCTTGTAGCGCTCTTTACACAAGACCAGCGGGAGCAGTTTGCCGTCATCATCCTCGCCGTAGGTGATGGGACCCGTAGAGAGACGGCCCAACTGGCTGTACTGTAAATATCACATGACTCAGGTAAAACACACTGTCACAAGGTAGATAACACAAAGCTGGAGAAGCGACGATCGTTCAAACACAAAACTACTTACTTAACCTCGAGTTCCACTTTGTTTTACAGGTTTTCCAATAGTTTGAAAGTAAGTTTATAGGAGCATTAGCTTCACAGCTGGGTTTTTAACATGGACATTTAGAAAGCTGGTCAGTCACATAAATATTACTGATCATAACAGTATTCAGGTTTGTGATTATTTGTGTGCAGATGCgccttcatttctgaataaGGGTTTATCTCTGTGTCTGCGGCCATAATATGATTTTTATATACATgtgcatacatatatatagatttTATACACACAATAACAAGAGACTTTAAAAATCTGATCATAACCATTATTcttatgccccccccccccacccctggttgtttttgcataatcttgtaAACTacctaacaaacaaacatcagataAGACACTTatgacaacaataaaataaaaggcttTATTAagctatttaaaaatgtgtatctTAATTTACGTTTTGGCCAAGGGCTGTATTTTTTATGTCCTAACAATAGCAAACATTTGAAACAACTTCCTTCAGGACACGGACTCTACATCACAGCCACCTCTTTTAACTTTTCTGAtataaacaggaaaaacaggaaTTGTAAGCGTGTAAGTTGAGGAGGGGGGACTTACCTGATCCAGGACATAAAACAGGCTCTCATTGACTCCATCTTGGGTGTAGACAGCGACACTGTAGTCGTCCTCATCCACACCAGTGTAATCCTTCAGGAAGAGGTTTTTCAGGGCCATGGTGTTCTCCTCCTTAAAGGACACCACCAGCTGGTTGTTGAGGCCGAACAGGATGAGCTGGAGGACCACACCACAATCACAGGAACAATCAAGAATTAATTCAGTACATTTATTCCTGTTTTTGGAAAACAGCCAAACTTGTAAAACGTTTCACAGTCTGCTGTTGATTTAAAGGTTGGTGTTTACTTTAGAATAATTAAGTccaaactcacacacatttctctcaaaGACACAATTTTATATGTGTGCTTTCTCTGGACTTGGGGTCTGAAAACACcttcaactttttattttattcatttaatctcATACTTTTACTCCAGCTCTGATCTTACAGactgttaaaataattttatgACAGTTAAATGTACTTTTGTTTTAACCTATTTCTCATCTGTAACATCTTTTTTCttggttttcttattttctaatGATTAATATAAAAAAGCATTTAATTGTTTGCCCTCAATTCTTCAGCTTTAACTTGTAAATcaccttgtaactgtgtttacAAAGGGACAATGGAGTTTCTAGCTGTTTTAATTGCAGCTACTTTACTTCTCAACTAATGAAATGAGTCTCGAGTTCAACATAAgaaacaacaatacatttctaGTTTCTCAAAATAACAAGCAGCCAATAGCAAATGCATGAATCAGATACATGGAAGGAGTCCATTTATTTCATCATCtttcttagaaaaaaaaactaaaacatttagaTGACATGGAGCCCTGCTGGTTGTAAAGTTCCACACTGATTCATGCTGCACTTGGCTGCTTGGTTTGGACCGATGAATGTATGAGGAAACATTTCCGGGGAGGCTCTGATCTCCAGCTCTTTGCCAAATCGGCACAAACTCAGCTGCACATACTTGTGTTGTGATCATGACAATCTTCAGGATCTGAACTCCCAGTTTCCAGGGGATGTGTCGTCGGGTCCTGTACTTCTCACACGGGCTCATGAAGTAGTACCTCAGGTCATCTCTCAGGATCTCCTCTTTCACAGCATCTTGAGTCATGACAgaactgaaacaaaataaatcagcaTGCACGAGCTGTAGTTAAGGAAACACTACAAACTGTTCCTGGCCTTGTCCTGTGGTCacctgagattttttttattcagatttcaCACTGAAGATGTCAGGAGTTAGAGCTGAAGTTGAAAAACCAGAAGTGAAAGTGTGAGCAGTTATTTCAGGATGATTTTAGTTGAACAACAGTTTTTTAGTGCAGCTGTCATCATCTCTCACAGGAAGGACTTCATGTACTGAGTATACACAGGCTGCATTCATCAGGCAGCCCGGCTTTAAGTCCAAGGTTAGCTCCATGAGTGCACTCTCAATATTTTCCCAACGgtgtgtctctcacacacacacacacacacacacacacacacacacacacacacacacacacacacacacacacacacacacagtgagttgTGTTCTTTACCAGAAACTTATAAAGTAATTAAATACTCCTAGTTTTGTTGTTAGTGTGAGAAAATGATATCTCAGTTACAtaattacatgttttatttatattgctaTATCTCACAAGCCTTGGTGCGTGTGTTCTCTGAAAGATTCAAACTGACCCTCACCTGACTGAGTTGCTCCTCTCCAGATACCGACCCAGTAGTTccatgattgattgattgatccaCGTGGACGCTGCAACTGATCGCGTGCGCTTTTTATCAGGTTGACAGTTGATCCGGAGTCAGACCCCGTTCAGACCAGAGCCCCTGCGTCACCACGCAACTTACGAGCAGCCAATCAGGACCCGAGTCCCAGGAGGAGCACAGGTTCACAACATGCGGTGCGAGGCCCTCCAGCGGCCACTAGCATTTACTTCACTGTTTTCAATGATTCAAATTACATGAGACTCTAGTATTATTTGTTAAT
Proteins encoded in this region:
- the mcoln2 gene encoding mucolipin-2, with protein sequence MELLGRYLERSNSVSSVMTQDAVKEEILRDDLRYYFMSPCEKYRTRRHIPWKLGVQILKIVMITTQLILFGLNNQLVVSFKEENTMALKNLFLKDYTGVDEDDYSVAVYTQDGVNESLFYVLDQYSQLGRLSTGPITYGEDDDGKLLPLVLCKERYKRGSVEPSDEAYDIDAQLETVCVSHDPKTGNLQRTYNSSFFNLDFYRLVDIKITFQLKGINLQTVRSRELPDCYSFYVTITFDNQCHSGKVKIFLDIDSQSSTCRDWKISGTAQKNTHYLLIFDGFVILVCITSAVLCSRSIVLAVRLLQRFSRFFHENYHRKVCEDDQREFLNGWYVLVIASDLLAIVGTILKMEIQAKSVTSYDVCSIFLGTSTLLVWVGVIRYLGYFQKYNVLILTMKAAFPKVLRFCCCAGMIYLGYTFCGWIVLGPYHEKFEGLSRVAECLFSLLNGDDMFVTFAQLKDKNQLVWLFSRAYLYSFISLFIYMVLSLFIALITDAYETIKNYQRDGFPLTDLQKFLRELKDFPVVEESSQTDVHISNSVLCCCQRVPENDDIILIS